In the Anolis sagrei isolate rAnoSag1 chromosome 1, rAnoSag1.mat, whole genome shotgun sequence genome, AtttcagagagaaagaaagagaaggagggagggagggaaaggaaattgAAAGAACCTGTGTAATAAAATGTATTTGAATCTCATGATATAGAAATACATGTACTCATAATAGATAGAGGTAGAAAGCAGCATGATAAGTTCACAGGCTAAAGAGATATTAAGCAGAAAGACAAGCTAAATTAATCTTTTTTAATATGTGCTCTCcagcctaaaaacaaaagaatccaAATGAGTTGCTAGGTTAAgttattttctccctctctcttattTTAAGGCCAGGAAGTCACATTGAAACCATCTGCCGTTGTTTTAAGAGTGTTCCCAACACTTAATGAGCTTTTTAAAAGCGAGTTTAAAATCTTCATTAAAACTGGTGTACAGCAGTGGATTGATCAGGGAATTCACGTAACCCAACCATGTCAAAAAGTGAGCCACTTCTGTAGACACAGTGCCAAGTCCAAGGCCCACAATGAGTTCTTTAATAAAAAATGGTAACCAAGACAAAATGAACGCACTTAAAATAAGGCCAAGGATGCGTGCGGCCTTGCGCTCCCGCACACTGGAAATCTGTTGGCGATCTCCAACCAAATCCAGGTCGTTGTCAAAAGTAGGGCTCTTCATTGAGGCATGCATTCTGTCAAACTCCATGGTGGGATCCGATGTGGAGAAATCGGACACACAGAATGTCTGTGTGATCTTACAACTGGTAAAAGAGTTTTGGCTGTCTGTACTCCTGCTGCTGAGGTGTCGGCTTGAGCCACGCTTTTGATAAAGACTCTTTGCAGCGTGATAAATCCGATAATAGACAATCAGTATCAGGGTCAAAGGGATATAAAATGCTCCAAATGTGGAGTAAATGGTATAGATCACATGGTTGTGCTGAATCTGACATTCACTGGAATTGATGTTTATGTTGTGGTTCCTCCAAAACAAAGGAGGCATGGAGATGAAAGTGGAAAGGGTCCATACGGTGCCAATCATACCTGCAGCTCTCTTGGCAGTCCTTTTCCTGGCATATTCAATGGCATCCGTAATGGCCCAATATCGATCCAGAGCAATGACACAAAGGTGAAGTATTGAACATGTGCAACAAGTCATGTCTATGCTCAGCCATATCTCGCAGAGGAAGTATCCAAGTGTCCATCTTTCCATAACTATGTAGGTGATGCTCAAGGGCATGACCAGAACAGCAACAAGTAAGTCTGTAACAGCCAATGAGCATATTAAATAGTTTGCCGGCTGGTGAAGCTTCTTTGTTGTACAGATTGCTGAAATGACCGAAGAGTTCAGCAGCATTGTTAGGGTGGTAATGACAGACAGAGTCAGGGCAATAAGCATGTTTTCAGTAGCTGTCTTGGACTGGACAGTCACAGTAGCTTCTGTTGTGAGGTTTGTCTGATTCATCTTATCTGAACTACACAAACTGCTTATTGCCTTCAGTGAGTAGACAAAATCAGGTTGAAAAACCCTCCATTCCAGAAGATCATGAAAGATACTTCAGGGCTGATCTTTATGCTCCATCTTATTTTCACATCCAGGCACCTTTCCTCCACCTGCTCACTGGTTGGctggaaaacaaaaaaatatgaCTGTTAGTAACACATTTTATGATTCTactcctttatttatacctcatccACCTGCCCCCGGTtatgcactgggttaaacccttgtgccagcaggactgctgatcgataGGTCAGcggctcgaatccagggagagtgggttgagctccctctgtcagctccagctccccatg is a window encoding:
- the HTR1E gene encoding 5-hydroxytryptamine receptor 1E, translating into MNQTNLTTEATVTVQSKTATENMLIALTLSVITTLTMLLNSSVISAICTTKKLHQPANYLICSLAVTDLLVAVLVMPLSITYIVMERWTLGYFLCEIWLSIDMTCCTCSILHLCVIALDRYWAITDAIEYARKRTAKRAAGMIGTVWTLSTFISMPPLFWRNHNININSSECQIQHNHVIYTIYSTFGAFYIPLTLILIVYYRIYHAAKSLYQKRGSSRHLSSRSTDSQNSFTSCKITQTFCVSDFSTSDPTMEFDRMHASMKSPTFDNDLDLVGDRQQISSVRERKAARILGLILSAFILSWLPFFIKELIVGLGLGTVSTEVAHFLTWLGYVNSLINPLLYTSFNEDFKLAFKKLIKCWEHS